One stretch of Lytechinus variegatus isolate NC3 chromosome 17, Lvar_3.0, whole genome shotgun sequence DNA includes these proteins:
- the LOC121430960 gene encoding uncharacterized protein LOC121430960, with translation MTAPAQREDALDQQDLIMDFESENVDGTDSETESESDETSSSSDSDGGEADDGENRQLVEWDYEPLPRGEPGQNVGDAGPANANRLLENVDNWCTCGRCRVHPSFNEGDCLCCREAPEVLGEADRQGARCLVESDEFEPAILNATSLYIGWLEYTDRWRRAARGFGDRNNEKYRYVAYRKVVRWCWGWLGKDIRVQLPACIHAAIMEAYPDGGDQYKGTILRRLR, from the exons ATGACGGCCCCGGCTCAGAGAGAAGATGCGCTCGATCAACAAGACTTGATTATGGATTTTGAatctgaaaatgttgatggcacCGATAGTGAGACTGAGAGTGAGAGTGATGAGACGAGCAGCAGTAGTGATAGCGATGGAGGCGAAGCTGATGACGGGGAGAACCGGCAGCTCGTCGAATGGGATTACGAGCCCTTACCCCGTGGTGAGCCGGGGCAGAATGTCGGGGATGCTGGGCCAGCTAATGCTAATCGACTTCTGGAAAACGTCGATAATTg GTGTACATGTGGAAGGTGTCGTGTGCACCCTTCTTTCAACGAAGGAGATTGTTTGTGCTGCAGGGAAGCACCAGAGGTACTTGGAGAGGCTGACCGACAGGGAGCACGCTGTCTGGTGGAATCAGATGAATTCGAACCTGCCATACTTAATGCCACATCGCTCTATATTGGTTGGCTGGAATATACAGATCGGTGGCGTCGAGCAGCGAGAGGTTTTGGTGATCGCAATAACGA GAAATACCGATATGTGGCATATCGGAAAGTGGTGAGATGGTGTTGGGGCTGGCTTGGAAAAGACATCAGGGTACAACTGCCTGCATGCATCCATGCTGCTATCATGGAAGCCTATCCAGATGGAGGGGATCAGTACAAGGGCACCATCCTACGTCGCCTAAGATGA
- the LOC121430959 gene encoding uncharacterized protein LOC121430959 isoform X2: MLMTSRCVRHEQHSVNLHTTTIEFIIMSKRDKGGEDPGGSGDVPTKKIKHVGGNRCVLYGCSNTMYNGFAIHEMPKQGSIRRAWINFIQLRLKGFHANERARVHVCSGHFQREQYDQSQVMQYQYGYRKLPPRLLPNAVPRLHQAVQPFPAEWFIKESIPPAEPTPTTSTLTVASCRSSDTSTVHSSSTNMTVAFLRSEKSNTSTRKENEIKDPRPVTLADASTCMSPTLPSSGGSKRRTSLFSRKKEVCRIAEEYARKEEEEAAREAAAQQARREQENTKAVQVQLFPDMVDKQFQKKPKTRTCAVQVKPAKPPKPIKPVTKEKGIQVCLSSGKVVPTVTSSTQTDHLEAESEDNKYDDKDDECDDEDVEYDNKDPDYIPEQELEEKDAEEFEKVNMPADIISQQKYIVFEEQLIELFRQCRSCHLPCSVEIQQPANFGSRIKVVSTCEECGSRHEWSSQPTVGNLSAGNILLSSAILFAGASATKIFKIFKIMNLRGISTSTFNEHQTKYLQPAVILEWRKAQSAILTNIKASEHDLIVGGDGRSDSPGHSAKFGSYTLMDLRTDKVIDVQLVQCTEVKNSNAMELEGLKRALEKMDAEAVEIKTIVTDRHLQIAKFLRENYPHIDHRYDVWHIAKGLKKKLKALGRVKDCELVQAWLRTLINHVYWTALSSPGGDKDVMKSKYKRSMNHIRNIHTDQDPEQACEHGDDYPAREWMKSGTKVYEKLREIMLNTRILNDIGKMSPHAQTSKVEAFHNVLLHWCPKLLVYSYQGMKCRLYLAALHWNENCGRSQAQDVDGNPVYKLKYPRSKEGGHTVEKVLTACTYDYVKALLRVVLDLVENKLQIRGEMDELQPKPARSASYQKPNKSEAVQAFEEHHRFADRT; this comes from the exons atgttgatgacgtcacgttgtgtaaggCACGAGCAGCACTCTGTTAATTTGCAT aCTACAACTATCGAATTCATCATCATGTCAAAGCGTGACAAAGGAGGAGAGGATCCTGGAGGGTCAGGAGATGTACCAACCAAGAAGATAAAGCATGTAGGAGGGAATAGATGTGTTCTTTATGGATGCAGCAACACAATGTACAATGGATTTGCTATCCATGAAATGCCAAAGCAGGGATCAATCAGACGAGCATGGATCAATTTTATCCAGCTGAGGCTAAAAGGATTTCATGCAAACGAGAGGGCCCGTGTTCATGTATGCAGTGGGCACTTTCAGAGGGAACAATACGACCAGTCACAAGTGATGCAATATCAGTATGGCTACAGAAAGCTTCCGCCCCGTCTGCTCCCCAATGCTGTCCCCAGACTTCACCAAGCTGTACAGCCATTCCCTGCGGAGTGGTTCATCAAGGAGTCTATTCCTCCGGCAGAGCCAACACCGACCACATCTACTCTCACAGTGGCATCATGTAGAAGTTCCGACACCAGTACCGTGCATTCTAGTTCTACCAACATGACAGTTGCGTTTCTACGCAGTGAGAAGTCAAATACAAGTACTAGgaaggaaaatgaaatcaaagacCCTCGGCCAGTCACATTAGCTGATGCAAGTACTTGTATGTCTCCTACGCTGCCCAGTTCTGGTGGAAGCAAGCGGAGAACATCTTTGTTCAGTAGGAAGAAG GAGGTCTGTAGAATAGCAGAAGAATATGCaaggaaggaggaggaagaagcaGCACGAGAAGCAGCAGCACAACAAGCTAGGAGGGAGCAAGAGAACACTAAGGCTGTTCAGGTTCAGTTGTTTCCCGAT ATGGTTGATAAGCAGTTTCAAAAGAAACCAAAGACGAGGACTTGTGCTGTGCAGGTAAAGCCTGCCAAACCTCCAAAACCTATCAAGCCTGTTACGAAAGAGAAAG GAATCCAGGTTTGCCTTTCCTCTGGAAAGGTGGTCCCTACAGTCACATCCTCAACCCAAACAGACCATCTTGAAGCAGAGTCAGAGGATAATAAATATGATGACAAGGACGATGAATGTGATGACGAGGATGTTGAATATGACAACAAGGATCCAGATTATATACCAGAGCAGGAACTTGAAGAAAAGGATGCAGAAGAATTTGAGAAAGT GAACATGCCTGCTGATATCATCAGTCAGCAGAAATACATTGTTTTCGAGGAACAGCTGATTGAGCTATTTAGGCAATGCAGGAGCTGCCACTTGCCCTGCTCAGTGGAAATCCAGCAGCCAGCAAACTTTGGGAGTCGGATTAAAGTGGTATCAACATGTGAGGAATGCGGCTCCAGACACGAATGGTCTTCACAGCCAACAGTGGGCAACTTATCAGCTGGAAACATATTGTTATCGTCAGCGATTCTGTTTGCTGGGGCAAGTGCCACCAAGATATTTAAGATCTTCAAGATAATGAATCTACGTGGTATATCAACATCAACATTCAACGAACACCAGACCAAGTACCTCCAGCCAGCAGTCATCTTGGAATGGAGGAAAGCTCAATCAGCTATTTTAACCAACATCAAGGCCAGTGAGCATGACCTGATTGTGGGAGGGGATGGCAGGAGTGATTCCCCGGGACATTCTGCCAAATTTGGATCATATACCTTAATGGACTTGAGGACAGACAAGGTCATTGATGTCCAGCTGGTGCAA TGTACAGAGGTGAAGAATTCCAATGCAATGGAATTGGAAGGTCTGAAACGGGCATTGGAGAAGATGGATGCGGAAGCTGTAGAGATAAAAACAATAGTGACTGATCGGCATCTTCAGATAGCGAAGTTCCTGCGGGAGAATTACCCCCATATAGATCATCGTTACGATGTATGGCATATTGCGAAAG GATTGAAAAAGAAACTGAAAGCATTGGGCCGAGTTAAGGACTGTGAACTCGTGCAAGCATGGTTGAGGACACTCATCAACCATGTGTACTGGACAGCACTCTCCAGTCCAGGTGGCGACAAGGATGTCATGAAATCCAAATATAAGAGGTCAATGAACCACATCCGAAACATCCACACTGACCAAGACCCAGAACAGGCATGCGAACATGGGGACGATTATCCAGCACGGGAATGGATGAAGTCAG GTACAAAAGTGTACGAGAAGTTGCGGGAGATAATGTTGAATACTAGAATTCTCAATGACATTGGGAAGATGTCTCCCCATGCACAGACAAGCAAGGTGGAGGCTTTCCACAATGTTCTTCTACATTGGTGCCCCAAGTTGCTGGTATATTCATACCAAGGGATGAAGTGCAG ATTATACTTGGCTGCTTTGCATTGGAACGAGAACTGTGGTAGATCGCAGGCTCAAGATGTGGATGGCAATCCAGTGTACAAGTTGAAGTATCCACGTTCCAAGGAAGGAGGTCACACAGTTGAAAAAGTTCTGACTGCTTGTACTTATG ATTATGTGAAAGCTCTACTGAGAGTAGTTCTGGATCTGGTGGAAAACAAACTGCAAATCAGAGGCGAAATGGACGAGTTGCAGCCAAAGCCAGCCCGAAGTGCCTCATACCAGAAACCCAACAAGAGCGAAGCTGTTCAGGCTTTCGAGGAGCACCATCGCTTTGCTGATAGAACCTAG
- the LOC121430959 gene encoding uncharacterized protein LOC121430959 isoform X1, with product MLMTSRCVRHEQHSVNLHVSKTTTIEFIIMSKRDKGGEDPGGSGDVPTKKIKHVGGNRCVLYGCSNTMYNGFAIHEMPKQGSIRRAWINFIQLRLKGFHANERARVHVCSGHFQREQYDQSQVMQYQYGYRKLPPRLLPNAVPRLHQAVQPFPAEWFIKESIPPAEPTPTTSTLTVASCRSSDTSTVHSSSTNMTVAFLRSEKSNTSTRKENEIKDPRPVTLADASTCMSPTLPSSGGSKRRTSLFSRKKEVCRIAEEYARKEEEEAAREAAAQQARREQENTKAVQVQLFPDMVDKQFQKKPKTRTCAVQVKPAKPPKPIKPVTKEKGIQVCLSSGKVVPTVTSSTQTDHLEAESEDNKYDDKDDECDDEDVEYDNKDPDYIPEQELEEKDAEEFEKVNMPADIISQQKYIVFEEQLIELFRQCRSCHLPCSVEIQQPANFGSRIKVVSTCEECGSRHEWSSQPTVGNLSAGNILLSSAILFAGASATKIFKIFKIMNLRGISTSTFNEHQTKYLQPAVILEWRKAQSAILTNIKASEHDLIVGGDGRSDSPGHSAKFGSYTLMDLRTDKVIDVQLVQCTEVKNSNAMELEGLKRALEKMDAEAVEIKTIVTDRHLQIAKFLRENYPHIDHRYDVWHIAKGLKKKLKALGRVKDCELVQAWLRTLINHVYWTALSSPGGDKDVMKSKYKRSMNHIRNIHTDQDPEQACEHGDDYPAREWMKSGTKVYEKLREIMLNTRILNDIGKMSPHAQTSKVEAFHNVLLHWCPKLLVYSYQGMKCRLYLAALHWNENCGRSQAQDVDGNPVYKLKYPRSKEGGHTVEKVLTACTYDYVKALLRVVLDLVENKLQIRGEMDELQPKPARSASYQKPNKSEAVQAFEEHHRFADRT from the exons atgttgatgacgtcacgttgtgtaaggCACGAGCAGCACTCTGTTAATTTGCATGTGAGTAAG aCTACAACTATCGAATTCATCATCATGTCAAAGCGTGACAAAGGAGGAGAGGATCCTGGAGGGTCAGGAGATGTACCAACCAAGAAGATAAAGCATGTAGGAGGGAATAGATGTGTTCTTTATGGATGCAGCAACACAATGTACAATGGATTTGCTATCCATGAAATGCCAAAGCAGGGATCAATCAGACGAGCATGGATCAATTTTATCCAGCTGAGGCTAAAAGGATTTCATGCAAACGAGAGGGCCCGTGTTCATGTATGCAGTGGGCACTTTCAGAGGGAACAATACGACCAGTCACAAGTGATGCAATATCAGTATGGCTACAGAAAGCTTCCGCCCCGTCTGCTCCCCAATGCTGTCCCCAGACTTCACCAAGCTGTACAGCCATTCCCTGCGGAGTGGTTCATCAAGGAGTCTATTCCTCCGGCAGAGCCAACACCGACCACATCTACTCTCACAGTGGCATCATGTAGAAGTTCCGACACCAGTACCGTGCATTCTAGTTCTACCAACATGACAGTTGCGTTTCTACGCAGTGAGAAGTCAAATACAAGTACTAGgaaggaaaatgaaatcaaagacCCTCGGCCAGTCACATTAGCTGATGCAAGTACTTGTATGTCTCCTACGCTGCCCAGTTCTGGTGGAAGCAAGCGGAGAACATCTTTGTTCAGTAGGAAGAAG GAGGTCTGTAGAATAGCAGAAGAATATGCaaggaaggaggaggaagaagcaGCACGAGAAGCAGCAGCACAACAAGCTAGGAGGGAGCAAGAGAACACTAAGGCTGTTCAGGTTCAGTTGTTTCCCGAT ATGGTTGATAAGCAGTTTCAAAAGAAACCAAAGACGAGGACTTGTGCTGTGCAGGTAAAGCCTGCCAAACCTCCAAAACCTATCAAGCCTGTTACGAAAGAGAAAG GAATCCAGGTTTGCCTTTCCTCTGGAAAGGTGGTCCCTACAGTCACATCCTCAACCCAAACAGACCATCTTGAAGCAGAGTCAGAGGATAATAAATATGATGACAAGGACGATGAATGTGATGACGAGGATGTTGAATATGACAACAAGGATCCAGATTATATACCAGAGCAGGAACTTGAAGAAAAGGATGCAGAAGAATTTGAGAAAGT GAACATGCCTGCTGATATCATCAGTCAGCAGAAATACATTGTTTTCGAGGAACAGCTGATTGAGCTATTTAGGCAATGCAGGAGCTGCCACTTGCCCTGCTCAGTGGAAATCCAGCAGCCAGCAAACTTTGGGAGTCGGATTAAAGTGGTATCAACATGTGAGGAATGCGGCTCCAGACACGAATGGTCTTCACAGCCAACAGTGGGCAACTTATCAGCTGGAAACATATTGTTATCGTCAGCGATTCTGTTTGCTGGGGCAAGTGCCACCAAGATATTTAAGATCTTCAAGATAATGAATCTACGTGGTATATCAACATCAACATTCAACGAACACCAGACCAAGTACCTCCAGCCAGCAGTCATCTTGGAATGGAGGAAAGCTCAATCAGCTATTTTAACCAACATCAAGGCCAGTGAGCATGACCTGATTGTGGGAGGGGATGGCAGGAGTGATTCCCCGGGACATTCTGCCAAATTTGGATCATATACCTTAATGGACTTGAGGACAGACAAGGTCATTGATGTCCAGCTGGTGCAA TGTACAGAGGTGAAGAATTCCAATGCAATGGAATTGGAAGGTCTGAAACGGGCATTGGAGAAGATGGATGCGGAAGCTGTAGAGATAAAAACAATAGTGACTGATCGGCATCTTCAGATAGCGAAGTTCCTGCGGGAGAATTACCCCCATATAGATCATCGTTACGATGTATGGCATATTGCGAAAG GATTGAAAAAGAAACTGAAAGCATTGGGCCGAGTTAAGGACTGTGAACTCGTGCAAGCATGGTTGAGGACACTCATCAACCATGTGTACTGGACAGCACTCTCCAGTCCAGGTGGCGACAAGGATGTCATGAAATCCAAATATAAGAGGTCAATGAACCACATCCGAAACATCCACACTGACCAAGACCCAGAACAGGCATGCGAACATGGGGACGATTATCCAGCACGGGAATGGATGAAGTCAG GTACAAAAGTGTACGAGAAGTTGCGGGAGATAATGTTGAATACTAGAATTCTCAATGACATTGGGAAGATGTCTCCCCATGCACAGACAAGCAAGGTGGAGGCTTTCCACAATGTTCTTCTACATTGGTGCCCCAAGTTGCTGGTATATTCATACCAAGGGATGAAGTGCAG ATTATACTTGGCTGCTTTGCATTGGAACGAGAACTGTGGTAGATCGCAGGCTCAAGATGTGGATGGCAATCCAGTGTACAAGTTGAAGTATCCACGTTCCAAGGAAGGAGGTCACACAGTTGAAAAAGTTCTGACTGCTTGTACTTATG ATTATGTGAAAGCTCTACTGAGAGTAGTTCTGGATCTGGTGGAAAACAAACTGCAAATCAGAGGCGAAATGGACGAGTTGCAGCCAAAGCCAGCCCGAAGTGCCTCATACCAGAAACCCAACAAGAGCGAAGCTGTTCAGGCTTTCGAGGAGCACCATCGCTTTGCTGATAGAACCTAG